The proteins below come from a single Cupriavidus pauculus genomic window:
- a CDS encoding antibiotic biosynthesis monooxygenase family protein, protein MIAVIFEVQPAEGRQNAYLDIAATLKPILETIDGFISVERFQSLTTPGKILSLSFFRDEQAVMAWRNTFEHRRAQEAGRGGVFAGYRLRVAQVLRDYGMDERDQAPADSRAVHDR, encoded by the coding sequence ATGATCGCCGTCATCTTCGAAGTCCAGCCCGCCGAGGGCAGGCAGAATGCCTACCTCGACATCGCCGCCACCCTCAAGCCGATACTGGAAACCATCGACGGGTTTATTTCCGTCGAGCGGTTCCAGAGTCTGACCACCCCCGGCAAGATCCTCTCGCTGTCGTTTTTCCGTGACGAGCAGGCGGTCATGGCGTGGCGGAATACGTTCGAGCATCGGCGCGCACAGGAGGCGGGACGCGGTGGCGTGTTTGCCGGCTACCGGCTGCGCGTGGCGCAGGTGCTGCGCGACTACGGCATGGACGAGCGCGACCAGGCGCCGGCCGATAGCCGTGCCGTTCACGATCGCTAA
- a CDS encoding glycosyltransferase family 9 protein produces the protein MWTALGRRLHAEQGLPVVLPWGSATERQRSERLAAAIPHAIVAPHTRIKDAAALMGHAAAVIGVDTGLTHLANALNVPLVALYTDTDPAQTGVVESPRAMNLGNVAQCPTVDNVWHALRAVQGEWNDA, from the coding sequence ATGTGGACCGCGCTGGGGCGCCGGCTCCATGCCGAGCAGGGCCTGCCGGTCGTGCTGCCGTGGGGCAGTGCCACGGAGCGACAACGTTCAGAGCGGCTGGCCGCGGCGATTCCCCACGCAATCGTGGCCCCGCATACCCGCATCAAGGACGCGGCCGCGCTCATGGGCCACGCCGCCGCGGTCATCGGCGTGGACACCGGCCTCACACATCTGGCCAATGCCCTGAACGTGCCACTGGTCGCGCTCTACACGGACACCGACCCGGCGCAAACGGGCGTGGTGGAGTCCCCCCGCGCGATGAACCTCGGCAATGTCGCACAGTGCCCAACGGTCGACAACGTATGGCACGCCCTCCGCGCGGTGCAGGGCGAATGGAATGACGCGTGA